The following coding sequences are from one Gadus morhua chromosome 10, gadMor3.0, whole genome shotgun sequence window:
- the gpr137 gene encoding integral membrane protein GPR137, which produces MLPGLTSAGAPAPLALQPTPAALRPAVAPAVQLGFTALYTALYAMLFLAVYAQLWLLLLSRHKRLSFQSVFLFLCLLWAALRTTLFSFYFLNSLEANRLPMAVYWLFYCCPVCLQFFTLSLINTYFTQVLLKVKDLHREDVNKLIWVTRCAYGAMSLLFLCVNVACGALGRRGGGGEGPGAAERAWRLVLVRVLVNDLLFLLEAAVLAATLLLLSRHSRPNGASLHRRCPSLCGTAALGAAVILLFASRGCYNLTVLVLSRNHRAEAYDLDWYNISDQADLRSELGDRGYLAFCTILLIWELLPTTLLLVIFRVRWPAQEASSSMAGHPRALPRPYFFDDPQGSEDGSPAPWAHSVRPQSSWYGSVTTPLLFASNPPAQDHSLYSTPNN; this is translated from the exons ATGCTCCCCGGGCTGACCTCAGCGGGGGCTCCGGCCCCCCTGGCCCTCCAGCCCACCCCGGCGGCCCTGCGCCCCGCGGTGGCTCCGGCGGTGCAGCTGGGCTTCACGGCGCTCTACACGGCGCTCTACGCCATGCTCTTCCTGGCCGTCTACGCCCagctgtggctgctgctgctctcaaGGCACAAGCGGCTCAGCTTCCAGAGCGTGTTCCTGTTCCTGTGCCTGCTCTGGGCGGCGCTGCGCACCACGCTCTTCTCCTTCTACTTCCTGAACTCCCTGGAGGCGAACCGGCTGCCCATGGCGGTGTACTGGCTCTTCTATTGCTGCCCGGTGTGCCTGCAGTTCTTCACTCTGAGCCTCATCAACACCTACTTCACCCAG GTGCTGCTCAAAGTGAAGGATCTGCACCGGGAAGACGTGAACAAACTGAT CTGGGTGACGCGATGTGCGTACGGCGCCATgagcctcctcttcctgtgcGTGAACGTGGCGTGCGGGGCCCTGGGCCGGCGGGGTGGCGGCGGCGAGGGGCCCGGGGCGGCGGAGCGCGCCTGGAGGCTGGTGCTGGTGCGCGTGCTGGTCAACGACCTGCTGTTCCTGCTGGAGGCCGCGGTGCTGGCCgccacgctgctgctgctcagcaGGCACTCCCGCCCCAACGGGGCCTCGCTCCACcgcagg tGCCCGTCGCTGTGTGGCACTGCTGCCCTGGGGGCAGCGGTCATCCTGTTGTTCGCCAGCAGGGGGTGCTATAACCTGACGGTGCTGGTGCTGTCGCGGAACCATCGCGCAGAGGCGTATGACCTCGACTGGTACAACATCTCAGATCAG GCGGACCTGCGCAGTGAGCTGGGCGACCGGGGCTACCTGGCTTTCTGCACCATCCTCCTCATCTGGGAGCTGCTGCCCACCACGCTGCTGCTGGTCATATTCCGGGTGCGGTGGCCGGCCCAGGAGGCG tccagcAGTATGGCTGGTCACCCCAGAGCTCTGCCCAGGCCGTACTTCTTCGACGACCCCCAGGGCAGTGAGGACGGCTCCCCCGCGCCCTGGGCTCACAGCGTGCGGCCGCAGTCCAG CTGGTACGGCTCAGTGACCACCCCTCTCCTGTTCGCCAGTAACCCCCCCGCCCAGGACCACTCGTTGTACTCCACCCCTAACAACTGA
- the syvn1 gene encoding E3 ubiquitin-protein ligase synoviolin isoform X1: MASIMVRAVLVTATSLVLTGAVVAHAYFLKHQFYPTVVYLTKSSPSMAVLYIQAFVLVFLLGKFMRKVFFGQLRAAEMEHLIERSWYAVTETCLAFTVFRDDFSPRFVALFTLLLFLKCFHWLAEDRVDFMERSPNISWVFHFRVLSLMGLLGVLDFLFVNHACHSIITRGASVQLVFGFEYAILMTMVLTTFIKYLLHTIDLQSENPWDNKAVYMLYTELFTGFIKVLLYMAFMTIMIKVHTFPLFAIRPMYLAMRQFKKAVTDAIMSRRAIRNMNTLYPDATPADLLASDNVCIICREEMVTGAKKLPCNHIFHSSCLRSWFQRQQTCPTCRMDVLRASNANQTPATPQAPPPAPAAAPNAPAAPPPNVAMGMLPGFPPPGMFPFWGPFPGAPPPGAAPANGPAADTPQGNGEAPQAAGSSWPPPTTDPSAAPLGQPNPGFGFPFAPPPFPSTPWLPPPPPMPFVSSMPPPPPSLSALSDEELGELEAEGRRGLEARLQCLHNIHTLLDAAMLNIHQYLSTVATLTPPRTGTRSAARSDPSPPAGAEAPGPEESTSSSESAGGATGFTQPADSTTAASASGSEEPEEREPSVDGEEVEEEVAEGGAEPSASELRRRRLRKLETSSSTQAPPDN, encoded by the exons A TGGCGTCCATCATGGTGCGAGCAGTCCTGGTGACGGCCACCAGCCTGGTGCTGACTGGGGCTGTGGTGGCCCATGCCTACTTCCTCAAGCACCAGTTCTATCCAACGGTGGTCTACCTTACAAAAAGCAGCCCCAGCATGGCG GTCTTGTACATACAAGCCTTTGTGCTGGTGTTTCTGCTGGGGAAGTTCATGAGGAAGGTGTTCTTCGGCCAGCTGAGGGCTGCAGAGATGGAG cacCTGATTGAGCGCTCGTGGTACGCCGTGACGGAGACCTGCCTGGCCTTCACCGTGTTCAGGGACGACTTCTCCCCGCGCTTCGTGGCCCTCTTCACGCTGCTGCTCTTCCTCAAGTGCTTCCACTGGCTGGCCGAGGACCGCGTGGACTTT ATGGAGAGGAGTCCCAACATATCCTGGGTGTTTCACTTCAGGGTGCTAT CTCTCATGGGACTGCTGGGAGTTTTGGACTTCCTGTTCGTCAACCATGCCTGTCACAGCATCATCACCCGGGGCGCCTCTGTCCAGCTGGTCTTTGGGTTCGAG TATGCCATCCTGATGACGATGGTGCTGACCACCTTCATCAAGTACCTGCTGCACACCATCGACCTGCAGAGCGAGAACCCCTGGGACAACAAGGCGGTGTACATGCTGTACACGGAGCTCTTCACTG GCTTCATCAAGGTGCTGCTCTACATGGCCTTCATGACCATCATGATCAAGGTCCACACCTTCCCGCTGTTCGCCATCCGACCCATGTACCTGGCCATGAG GCAGTTCAAGAAAGCCGTGACCGACGCTATCATGTCCAGACGGGCCATCCGCAACATGAACACCCT GTACCCCGACGCCACTCCGGCAGACCTGCTGGCCTCTGACAACGTCTGCATCATCTGCCGTGAGGAAATGGTCACGGGTGCCAAGAAGCTGCCCTGCAATCACATCTTCCACTCCAG CTGCCTGCGCTCCTGGTTCCAGAGGCAGCAGACCTGCCCCACCTGTCGCATGGACGTCCTCCGAGCGTCCAACGCCAACCagaccccggccacgccccaggccccgcccccggcccccgcgGCGGCCCCCAACGCTCCGGCCGCCCCACCCCCCAACG TGGCCATGGGCATGCTGCCGGGGTTCCCCCCTCCCGGCATGTTCCCCTTCTGGGGACCCTTCCCCGGGGCCCCTCCACCGGGCGCAGCCCCCGCCAACGGCCCCGCCGCGGACACGCCCCAGGGCAACGGAGAGGCCCCCCAGGCCGCAG GCTCCAGCTGGCCCCCTCCCACCACGGACCCGTCTGCAGCCCCGCTCGGCCAGCCCAACCCCGGCTTCGGGTTCCCTTTCGCCCCCCCGCCCTTCCCCTCCACGCCCTGGCTGCCCCCGCCACCCCCGATGCCCTTCG tgtcgtccatgcccccgccgcccccgtcCCTGTCCGCGCTGTCGGACGAGGAGCTGGGTGAGCTGGAGGCGGAGGGCCGGCGGGGCCTGGAGGCGCGGCTCCAGTGTCTCCACAACATCCACACGCTGCTGGACGCCGCCATGCTCAACATCCACCAGTACCTCAGCACCGTGGCCACGCTCAC ccccccccgcaCCGGGACGAGGAGCGCAGCCCGCTCGGACCCCTCCCCGCCAGCAGGAGCAGAAGCCCCCGGCCCGGAGGAGTCAACCAGCAGCT CTGAGTCTGCGGGCGGCGCCACTGGCTTTACCCAGCCGGCCGactccaccaccgccgcctccgcctccggctCGGAGGAGCCCGAGGAGAGGGAGCCCAGCGTCGAcggcgaggaggtggaggaggaggtggcagaAGGAGGCGCCGAGCCCAGCGCCTCGGAGCTCCGACGCCGGCGCTTGAGGAAGCTCGAGACATCCTCGTCAACGCAAGCCCCGCCCGACAACTGA
- the syvn1 gene encoding E3 ubiquitin-protein ligase synoviolin isoform X2 yields MVRAVLVTATSLVLTGAVVAHAYFLKHQFYPTVVYLTKSSPSMAVLYIQAFVLVFLLGKFMRKVFFGQLRAAEMEHLIERSWYAVTETCLAFTVFRDDFSPRFVALFTLLLFLKCFHWLAEDRVDFMERSPNISWVFHFRVLSLMGLLGVLDFLFVNHACHSIITRGASVQLVFGFEYAILMTMVLTTFIKYLLHTIDLQSENPWDNKAVYMLYTELFTGFIKVLLYMAFMTIMIKVHTFPLFAIRPMYLAMRQFKKAVTDAIMSRRAIRNMNTLYPDATPADLLASDNVCIICREEMVTGAKKLPCNHIFHSSCLRSWFQRQQTCPTCRMDVLRASNANQTPATPQAPPPAPAAAPNAPAAPPPNVAMGMLPGFPPPGMFPFWGPFPGAPPPGAAPANGPAADTPQGNGEAPQAAGSSWPPPTTDPSAAPLGQPNPGFGFPFAPPPFPSTPWLPPPPPMPFVSSMPPPPPSLSALSDEELGELEAEGRRGLEARLQCLHNIHTLLDAAMLNIHQYLSTVATLTPPRTGTRSAARSDPSPPAGAEAPGPEESTSSSESAGGATGFTQPADSTTAASASGSEEPEEREPSVDGEEVEEEVAEGGAEPSASELRRRRLRKLETSSSTQAPPDN; encoded by the exons ATGGTGCGAGCAGTCCTGGTGACGGCCACCAGCCTGGTGCTGACTGGGGCTGTGGTGGCCCATGCCTACTTCCTCAAGCACCAGTTCTATCCAACGGTGGTCTACCTTACAAAAAGCAGCCCCAGCATGGCG GTCTTGTACATACAAGCCTTTGTGCTGGTGTTTCTGCTGGGGAAGTTCATGAGGAAGGTGTTCTTCGGCCAGCTGAGGGCTGCAGAGATGGAG cacCTGATTGAGCGCTCGTGGTACGCCGTGACGGAGACCTGCCTGGCCTTCACCGTGTTCAGGGACGACTTCTCCCCGCGCTTCGTGGCCCTCTTCACGCTGCTGCTCTTCCTCAAGTGCTTCCACTGGCTGGCCGAGGACCGCGTGGACTTT ATGGAGAGGAGTCCCAACATATCCTGGGTGTTTCACTTCAGGGTGCTAT CTCTCATGGGACTGCTGGGAGTTTTGGACTTCCTGTTCGTCAACCATGCCTGTCACAGCATCATCACCCGGGGCGCCTCTGTCCAGCTGGTCTTTGGGTTCGAG TATGCCATCCTGATGACGATGGTGCTGACCACCTTCATCAAGTACCTGCTGCACACCATCGACCTGCAGAGCGAGAACCCCTGGGACAACAAGGCGGTGTACATGCTGTACACGGAGCTCTTCACTG GCTTCATCAAGGTGCTGCTCTACATGGCCTTCATGACCATCATGATCAAGGTCCACACCTTCCCGCTGTTCGCCATCCGACCCATGTACCTGGCCATGAG GCAGTTCAAGAAAGCCGTGACCGACGCTATCATGTCCAGACGGGCCATCCGCAACATGAACACCCT GTACCCCGACGCCACTCCGGCAGACCTGCTGGCCTCTGACAACGTCTGCATCATCTGCCGTGAGGAAATGGTCACGGGTGCCAAGAAGCTGCCCTGCAATCACATCTTCCACTCCAG CTGCCTGCGCTCCTGGTTCCAGAGGCAGCAGACCTGCCCCACCTGTCGCATGGACGTCCTCCGAGCGTCCAACGCCAACCagaccccggccacgccccaggccccgcccccggcccccgcgGCGGCCCCCAACGCTCCGGCCGCCCCACCCCCCAACG TGGCCATGGGCATGCTGCCGGGGTTCCCCCCTCCCGGCATGTTCCCCTTCTGGGGACCCTTCCCCGGGGCCCCTCCACCGGGCGCAGCCCCCGCCAACGGCCCCGCCGCGGACACGCCCCAGGGCAACGGAGAGGCCCCCCAGGCCGCAG GCTCCAGCTGGCCCCCTCCCACCACGGACCCGTCTGCAGCCCCGCTCGGCCAGCCCAACCCCGGCTTCGGGTTCCCTTTCGCCCCCCCGCCCTTCCCCTCCACGCCCTGGCTGCCCCCGCCACCCCCGATGCCCTTCG tgtcgtccatgcccccgccgcccccgtcCCTGTCCGCGCTGTCGGACGAGGAGCTGGGTGAGCTGGAGGCGGAGGGCCGGCGGGGCCTGGAGGCGCGGCTCCAGTGTCTCCACAACATCCACACGCTGCTGGACGCCGCCATGCTCAACATCCACCAGTACCTCAGCACCGTGGCCACGCTCAC ccccccccgcaCCGGGACGAGGAGCGCAGCCCGCTCGGACCCCTCCCCGCCAGCAGGAGCAGAAGCCCCCGGCCCGGAGGAGTCAACCAGCAGCT CTGAGTCTGCGGGCGGCGCCACTGGCTTTACCCAGCCGGCCGactccaccaccgccgcctccgcctccggctCGGAGGAGCCCGAGGAGAGGGAGCCCAGCGTCGAcggcgaggaggtggaggaggaggtggcagaAGGAGGCGCCGAGCCCAGCGCCTCGGAGCTCCGACGCCGGCGCTTGAGGAAGCTCGAGACATCCTCGTCAACGCAAGCCCCGCCCGACAACTGA